The Actinomadura sp. WMMB 499 genome includes a window with the following:
- a CDS encoding ABC transporter substrate-binding protein: MLASSVAGCQGTGGAGAAGNVLRVATQQKPVQLDSCGPSNGSELAYHNVLYAPLIKADDKTGQLGPGLAESWSYSGDERAFTLELKPDLKFQDGTALDAAAVAKSLTQCKEMGNQVPDEVAGITAAGDLTVEFELSEPYAALPDLLSGRLGMVASPTAREKEGERFASRPVGAGPYRLTGYKPGVSAELTRWDGYTEAGTLAAKAERIEWRILGDNSALAAEVLAGNVDYAWGFSTTLVEELKGQPGITLGGNDVATGWTSINLNRSKPPLDDVRVRRAISHAIDRAAMAEAVSGGVWTAPTWGPYPSGSPYYDPAAENAQPYDPEKAKELLRQAGHGDGLTIDAVALNTFPYADNAVVLKEQLKKVGIDLRVEAQPTAEATKNYYPGTENLMLISAMGGTSPMYVYPKFYGRESSANVGRVETAATPLVRELLTTYGEEEQKKVMKEINAVAAQDVPFIGLYFIPEALAWRDDVTGAQDTTSVQGNVNLAYLGLDR; encoded by the coding sequence GTGCTCGCCTCCTCCGTCGCGGGGTGCCAGGGGACGGGCGGCGCCGGAGCCGCCGGGAACGTCCTGCGGGTCGCCACCCAGCAGAAACCGGTCCAGCTCGACTCGTGCGGTCCCAGCAACGGATCCGAGCTGGCCTACCACAACGTCCTGTACGCGCCGCTGATCAAGGCCGACGACAAGACCGGACAACTCGGCCCCGGCCTGGCGGAGAGCTGGAGCTACTCGGGCGACGAGCGCGCCTTCACGCTGGAGCTCAAGCCGGACCTGAAGTTCCAGGACGGGACCGCGCTGGACGCGGCCGCCGTCGCCAAGAGCCTGACGCAGTGCAAGGAGATGGGGAACCAGGTCCCCGACGAGGTCGCGGGCATCACCGCCGCCGGTGACCTGACCGTCGAGTTCGAACTGAGCGAGCCCTACGCCGCGCTGCCGGACCTGCTGTCGGGACGGCTGGGCATGGTCGCCTCGCCGACCGCGCGCGAGAAGGAGGGCGAGCGGTTCGCGAGCCGGCCGGTCGGCGCGGGCCCGTACCGGCTGACCGGCTACAAGCCGGGCGTCTCGGCGGAGCTGACCCGGTGGGACGGCTACACCGAGGCCGGCACCCTCGCCGCGAAGGCGGAACGGATCGAATGGCGGATCCTCGGCGACAACTCGGCCCTGGCCGCCGAGGTCCTCGCGGGCAACGTGGACTACGCGTGGGGCTTCAGCACCACGCTCGTCGAGGAGCTGAAGGGGCAGCCCGGCATCACGCTCGGCGGCAACGACGTCGCCACCGGCTGGACCTCGATCAACCTCAACCGTTCCAAGCCCCCGCTCGACGATGTGCGCGTCCGCCGGGCCATCAGCCACGCGATCGACCGCGCGGCGATGGCCGAGGCGGTGTCGGGCGGCGTGTGGACGGCCCCGACCTGGGGGCCCTACCCGTCCGGCAGTCCCTACTACGACCCCGCCGCCGAGAACGCCCAGCCCTACGACCCGGAGAAGGCCAAGGAACTGCTGAGGCAGGCCGGTCACGGTGACGGGCTCACGATCGACGCCGTGGCCCTCAACACCTTCCCCTACGCCGACAACGCGGTCGTGCTCAAGGAGCAGCTGAAGAAGGTGGGCATCGATCTGCGGGTCGAGGCGCAGCCGACGGCGGAGGCGACGAAGAACTACTACCCGGGCACGGAGAACCTGATGCTGATCTCGGCGATGGGCGGCACCTCGCCCATGTACGTCTACCCCAAGTTCTACGGCCGGGAGTCCAGCGCGAACGTGGGCCGGGTCGAGACGGCCGCGACCCCGCTGGTCCGGGAGCTGCTCACCACCTACGGCGAGGAGGAGCAGAAGAAGGTCATGAAGGAGATCAATGCCGTGGCCGCCCAGGACGTCCCGTTCATCGGGCTGTACTTCATCCCCGAGGCGCTGGCCTGGCGCGACGACGTGACCGGAGCGCAGGACACCACGTCCGTCCAGGGGAACGTGAACCTGGCGTACCTCGGGCTGGACCGGTGA